The sequence CGTGTATAGTAACAACTACCTCGCCATAGGATATATCACCAATACAGTGAATGATTTCCGAAACGATATGCGGCTCTATTTCACGGGATTTACGGGTCATCGATCGTTGATTGTGTGACTTAAAATCAAAAAAAATATGAAAATGAGGGCATGAATATGAATATAATTTATTTTGACTAAAAATAAATAAAAATCAGAAGAATCAAATTTCAATTGAAATAAAAAAGGAAGGCCGTCTTCAGGAAAACGACCTTCCCTATTATTATCGTATCACGTTACCCACATGAAAAATGCGGAAAATTTTCCGGGGCCAGGAGGATATAAAGCAGATGCTGTCAGTAGGTCACGATACGGGCGAGCGATTTGGCCTGTGCCACCCACTCTTTGATCTGCAGAGCCGATGGGAGTTGCTGAACCAGTTTCCTTTTCGCGTTGACTTCCTGGATTTTCGCGTGCAGGTTTGCGGGATTACGCTGAGCAAGCTCAGGAACAGTATCCACTCCGGCCATCTCAAGCAATTCAGAATACGCTGTGCCGATCCCCTTGATCCTTGCCAGATCGGCACGGTTCACCAGAGTCAGTACAATCGCTTCGTCAAGACCGGTCGATGCAGAAAGCGATTGACGCCCAGTCCTGTCACGTCCTTGCTCGAGAAGGTCGCCGAAGCTTTTGATCCCCGCAGTGATGAGCTTCAGGGCGTGTACTTCCGGAACGCCTTCGAATGAAACCGCTTCCGGTTCGGCACTGTCCGACGAAACCCCGGAAACAATGACAACAGGATCTGACGGAAGGACTTCAGGCGCTTTAGCGCTGACCGTAAGAGAGATCATTTCAGCTTTCGCCGCCGGCTGCTGCAGGGCAAGAAACGGTACTTTTATGGGAAGTGCCCCAAGAAGTGTCATGATCTGCTCCCGAAAAGGAATCATTTTCTGACCTTCGCCAAGAACGAGCTGAACGGCTGCACCTGCGGATTCGAGCACATCACCGAGTGCCCCCGGTCCACCAAGTTCGCCCCGCAGAACCCTGCCGGCAAGATTCGACACACCCGGCACAATCTGCGAAGCCGTATCCCTGCCCATTTCCGCTCCGTAAGCGAACAAACCAACCGGATTGGTCAGCAACAACCTCTTGGCCTGTTCAGGACGGGAAAGTGCCTTTATGGTACCCTCGCCGGTTATGGTGGCCTGGCAGGCGAGACGTCCGCCACTTTGAATCTGCCGCGGAGAGAGGAAAGCCTTCTCGATGTCGGAAAGCGATGAAAGAAGCTCGTTGCCTTCGAGTACGGTCACATAACAGGCCTGGCATATTCCGTGGCCTCCGCATACATAACCCACATGACTGTGGTTGAGCCGGGCGGCCTTTCCGAGAGTCTGCCCTACTGCAGCGACACAGGGCAGATCGTTGATTACAAGATTCATAACAGGTTTTTGATTTATTGTCCGTTGCATTAAAAGAATTATTGCCCTTGCTGAGCCTTCATACGCTCCTGCATCTTTTCCATCGCAGCCTCCATCTTTTCGCGCTGCTCGGGAGATGCGTTGAAATTCATCGTCGGAAGTTCCGTTTTGGTGTAACCTGCAGGAACCTTGAAAAGCGAAGCATCGAGGCTCTGTTTATCGACCTGAACCAGTTCTGTGGTAACCTTTGATGGCGACAGAACCATTTTTACCGGAAAGCCGTCATAGCCCGCCGCTTTCAGGCGTTTCGCAAATTCCGGCATATCCTTGTCACGGCTGCTCTGCATCCTTGCAAAGGTGGCGTAATCGAGCACATCTTTCGAAACCCACATATCCGTAACGTTCTCCCCCCTGGTTACCCTGACATGCGTGCAGGAATAACCGTTTACGGTCTCCTTGCCGAGATTCTCGATTTTAGCATCCGCATATAAATCGGAATGGCTCTCTTTTCCGATCTCTTTTTTCATCTTATCGTTATCGATGACCGTATAGGATTTATTGCTCTCGTTCAGGATATAGACGAGATTCGGAGTTTCGGAGGGTGAGACAATCACGATCTGCAGACCGGCAGGCATGTTTTTTATATTCGATTTCGTCTCCATGCGCACCCCTTCTTTCGCAATGAACATCTTCGTCTCGGTGTTCCCGGCTTCAGGAATGGTAGTCCGCATCGTCAGAATGCCCTCGAACTCGCGAGAAAAAGGCAGAAACGAACCGCCGCTTTTTGCTGCGGGTTTTTCGCCTTCTTTCGGGCCATTACCACATGCGCCGAGCGAGAACACGGCAAAAAGAGCCAGGACAAAAACGGGAATGAGTTTACGCATGGCCGTAAAGTGTTTATGTTTTAGATAATAACGGTAAGTTTCATTTCCTCAGGGACTGGAAATCTGTTGGTATGAATAAACAAATGCTATCGTACCGATTCGAGCATTCAAACCCATAACCGGCACAAGGAACAAACTGCTCCCCTCCGAAAGGGGGTAGGACACGATCTGCCCTGTACCGGCATCCAGACCCGGATACAATGCGGAAAATGCACTTCCAAGGGTCTTTCTGTCGGTAGCCACCTTGACGGTACCGGTCGAATCGAGCAGCATAAGCGCCCCAAACTGCTTTTTCCTGACCAGTTCATTGAAATAGTCGTCTATCTGCCCATAATTTTCACGCATCAGCTCTCTGCGTACCGACCAGGCAAGCGGCACAGCAAAAAGCCTGATATCCGAACGCTGGATTGCAACCGAGCGCTCGTCGAAAACCCTCTCATAACGCTGCTTTTCAAGAGTTGCACGCTCAGCAGCCTGTTTGAGTTTCAACTCACCCAGAAAATACACAAGAACAACGCCGCCGGCAAGCAGTACAAGAAGAATCGGAACGGCAAACGCGAAAAACCGCTTAACCGGAGAACGCTTGCCATCGGCTGCTTCAGGAAAATTGACAGTATCCATGGTCAAGAAGGTGTCTGGTTGTTTGCTTCACTGTAGCGGTTCAGGTAAAACTCCTCCTTCTGCTGCATCTGAAGCCGCCCGTCAACGGTCTGATCGTCATAACCGATCAGATGAAGAGCAGAATGTATGGTTACACGCAGCAGTTCCAGCTTGAAATCCACCTCGAAACGACGGGCATTTTCCTCGATCACATCGAGAGATATGTAGAACTCACCGTCAATCTCCCGGTTATCGCTGTAACGAAAGGTGATGGTATCGGTGGCATAGTCATGCTGCAGAAACTCCCTGTTGATCTTTCTGATCATTTTTTTACCGCAATAGACCGCAACAATACTCTCTACACCAAACCCCTCTGAATCAAGAACATCGATAACCGTACGCTCAAGCAGCTCTTCATGAAGCTCTTTCCGGGTAGTATTAAAGATCTGCAGTGGCATACGCTGTGTTTTGGGAAGCCCTTATGAGCGCTTCCATGTGCTTGAGACTGTTTTTGTGAACTCTGAAGGTCAAAAGAATCTCTTCATCAAGATAATGCTTTTCAATCACTTCCGCATGATCATAAAGATAACCTATCAGCTTGTAGTTCGATACATGGGTGCGGATACTCCGCTCCCTGAATTCCTGTGCCAGATGGTCGCCGATAGCATCCTTGAGAGCTGATAAATTGATCTCTCTTGCTGCCGATACAAATACTGCATCGGGATAGTTTACCCGCAGCTCCCGAAGCGATCCGGAATCAGGCAGAGCATCTATCTTGTTGAAAACATCAATAATATTGTCATGCCCGACCCCTATTTCTTTAAGGGTTTGCCGTACAACCTGCATCTGTTCGGCAAATCCGGGATGACTCGCATCGATCACATGCAGAAGAAAATCGGCCTGCAGCACTTCATCGAGTGTGGACTTGAAACTTTCGACAAGATCATGCGGGAGTTTTCTGATGAATCCCACCGTATCGGAAAGCAGTACAAGCTTGTTTATTTTAAGTTCAAGGCGCCTTGTCTTGGTATCGAGCGTAGCGAAAAGTCTGTTTTCTGCAAAAGCCTCCGCTTCGGGACAAAGAGCGTTCATCAATGTCGACTTTCCTGCGTTGGTATACCCGACAAGCGCAACACCGGGAATAGAACGTCGACCCCGTGTCTGGGTATCGTGCTGTAACGATACCGCCCGAAGCTTTCGCTTCAGAGATGCAATACGGTTTCGCACCAAACGGCGATCCGTCTCGATCTGGGTTTCTCCGGGCCCTTTTGTGCCGATTCCTCCTTTCTGTTTCGACAGATGGGTCCACTGGCCCGACAGGCGTGGCAGCATATATTCAAGCTGGGCAAGCTCTACCTGCATCTTTGCTCTTGCCGATTTAGCCCTGATGGCAAAAATCTGCAGAATCAGACCGGTGCGGTCAATTACCTTGCACTCAAAGGCTTTTTCAAGATTTCTTGCCTGCACGGGCGAGAGGTCATCATCGACAATGACAATATCAATTACCTCATCCCTGACGAGCTGAGAAAGCTCATCGACCTTCCCGCTGCCGATATAAGACGCATGATCAGGCAGCTTCCGTTCCTGAATAACCGTTGCAAACACATCTGCGCCGGCGGTATCGGCAAGGAAAGCAAGTTCTTCGAGATACTCCTCGATCTGAGCTCTCGTTACCTCGGGAGGTGAACATAAACCAATCAGCACAGCCCGTTCACGGGGGCGGTTAAAAATAAATGTATTCAATTATTTCAGAACCGGTTTCGTAAGTACAGAATTTACAACAAGGTGCCTTATGGCATTTTGCGATATTTAACTCATTGTTTTATCTTGACACAACGAGAAAAACGGTTTTCCACCGTTAAAAGTTACACATTTTTGCTCTCATAAGCATACCGGTCAACTGCTTGGGGCAGATAAGACATAACTTCATATTATTTTTACTCCGTTGCGGCAACATTCCGTTTGGGATGACCATAACCGGCTTTTAAGCATTGTCCTGAGAAGCCGAAGGGCAGGGTGTCAATAGTTAAAGCACGCATGTTACATGAATTACCATTATAATGGACAAACCGCCGTGCAAGGGAAAGAAAAGGCGCTCACCCTTGAAAATGCATATCGATACTGCCGTCAGATATCAAAACATCACGCAAAAACCTTTTATCTGGCAACCCTTTTTCTGCCTAAACGACAACAGAATCCAATATTCGCCATCTATGCCCTGCTACGAACTGTTGACGATCTGGTAGATCTTGCCGAAGACAAGCTCACCAACGGCCAGATAACCCGTCAGGAAATCAACAGCTTGCTGGAAAACTGGAAAATCAGGCTGAAACAGTGCTACCGAGGAGAAGTGAGCCGCGACCCCATCATGATGGCATGGCACGATACCCTGAAAACCTATCCCATACCTATCGAACTCCCGCTCGACCTTATGGACGGCGTCGCCATGGACATCGAATTCAAGAAGTTTGAAACCTTTGACGACCTTTATGTGTACTGTTACAAAGTCGCTTCAGTCGTAGGGCTCATGACATCGGAAATTTTCGGATACAGCGACCGTCAGGCACTGCAGCATGCCATAGATCTCGGTATTGCCATGCAGCTCACCAATATTCTTCGAGACATCGGTGAAGATATTGACCGAGGCAGAATCTATCTCCCCATGGAGGATCTGAAAAGATTCGGATACAGCGAGGAAGAGTTCATGAAAAAAACCATGAACCACAATTTTCTGGCAATGATGAAGTTCCAGATTGAACGGGCAAGAAGTTACTACCGTTCTTCTGAAAAAGGGATCCCGATGCTTGAAAAAGAGAGCCGTTTTGCCGTTATGATCAGCAGTCGGAACTACTGCAATATTCTCCAGGCCATTGAAGAGAACAATTACGACGTCTTTTCCCGAAGGGCTTACCGCTCTTTTTATCAGAAAATCCGCACCATTCCGGAAATCTGGTATAAAACAAGAGTCTCGTAATAACTCCTCACCCTCCAGGAAAACCTGAAGCAATTTATTGAAAAAATATTTTTTTATTCATTTTAACCGCTATCATGCCGAAAGAGAACCAGCACCAGGAACAACCTCAGCAACTCTCGCTCAACGACCAGATGCAGCGCCGCCATGAAGAGCGCCGACACCTTGCGGAATCAGGAATCAATCCCTATCCCTGCACCTTCGACGTAACGGCCTGTTCAACCGATATCACCACCTCATTTCAGGATGAACAGCGTAAACAGGTATCGGTTGCCGGCAGGATCATGACCATACGAAAAATGGGAAAAGCCTCTTTTTTCCATATCCAGGACTCAAAAGGACGAATTCAGGTCTATCTGAAGAAAGACGATGTCGGAGAAACCGCGTACAACACCTTCAAGCTGCTGGATATCGGCGATATCGTCGGAGTGAAAGGGTTTACCTTCAGAACGAAAACCGGCGAAATCTCCGTCCATGCCGAAACGTTCGAGCTGCTCAGCAAATCGTTGCGTCCTATTCCGGTAGCCAAAGAGAAGGATATAGACGGTCAGAAAGTGGTATATGACGCCTTCAGCGACAAGGAGCTTCGTTACCGCCAGCGTTACGTCGACCTGATCGTCAATCCCGAAGTGAGGGAAACCTTCATCAAACGCTCGGCAATCGTCACATTCATGCGCCAGTTCTTTACCGGGAAGGGATGGCTTGAAGTTGAAACCCCGATTCTGCAGCCGATCTACGGAGGAGCGGCGGCCAGACCGTTTACGACCCACCACAACGCTCTTGACATGCAGCTCTATCTGCGCATAGCCAACGAGCTCTATCTCAAACGCCTCATCGTTGGCGGGTTTGACGGTGTTTTCGAGTTCGCCAAGGATTTCCGCAACGAAGGCATAGACCGCTTCCACAATCCTGAGTTCACCCAGGTTGAGCTCTATGTAGCCTACAAGGACTACAACTGGATGATGGAACTTGTCGAGGAGCTGCTCTACCGAACCACTCTCAGCGTCAACGGGACGCACACCACCAGTTTCCTCGGTAATGATATCTCCCTTGAACCGCCATTCAGACGCTTGACCATTGTCGACGCGATCAAGGAGTACTGCAATGTGGACGTCAGCGGCAAAAACGAAACCGAACTGCGTTCTGCGGCCAAGGATCTCGGTCTGGAACTCGACCCGAAAATCGGTGCGGGAAAAATCATCGATGAAATCTTCGGCGAATTTGTAGAGCCGAAGCTCATTCAGCCGACCTTCATTACAGACTACCCGACCGAAATGTCGCCGCTTGCCAAGGAACACCGCTCGAAACCCGGCTTCGTCGAACGGTTCGAACTGATAGCCGGCGGAAAGGAACTCTGCAACTCTTTCTCTGAGCTGAACGATCCGGTCATCCAGCGCGAGCGACTCGAATCGCAGGCGAAGCTGCGCCTTCGCGGCGATGAGGAAGCCATGGTGGTGGATGAGGATTTCCTCCGGGCTCTCGAATACGGCATGCCGCCCTGCGCCGGGCTCGGTATAGGCATCGATCGGGTAGTCATGCTGATTACCGGACAGGAATCAATTCGTGATGTGATTTTTTTCCCGCATCTGAAACCGGAATAGGTTTACCGAATTTCGGAAGAGGAGGAAAAAAACAAAGGCTTCTTGCAACTTTGAACAGGCCCTCATGACCCTCCTCTTATCCCGTTTCGAAAAACTCTCCCTGCCCGAACTGGTCGGCCAGGGAGAGAACGAGCAGATCGAGTTCAAAAGGCTCGTCCACTCGCCCTCCAAAATCGCAAAACCAATTACAGCTTTCGCCAATACATCGGGCGGCGTCATTCTCATCGGCGTGGATGACGATAAACGGATCGTGGGCATCCACAGCGAAAAAGAGATTCTCGAAGTCGTCGTCGAGGGAGTAAAACTGCATATCGATCCGGAACCGGAAATCAATATTTACCACGAAGAGTTCAAGCGAAGGCTGGTGCTCATGGTGCTTGTTCCCGAAAGCCCCGACAAACCGCACTACCACCTTGAACAGACAACGGATCCTCGAACCGGAAAGTCCGTAACGGAACAACGGGTCTATACCCGTGAAGGAAGCCGCAACAAGGCACTGTGCGACGACAGAATCACCCTGATGCAATCGAAAAAAAATCCGTTGAACGTTTCATTCGGCGAGAGAGAAAGAATGCTCCTGAACTTTCTCCGGAAAAACAGGAAAATCACGGCGGACGAATACGGAGAAATGACAGGGCTGCCACTCGCAAAGGCAAGAGAATCCCTCATCACCCTGGTACGATCAGGAGCGGTTATCTTGCAGACAGAGGGTGGAAAAAGCTACTACACCATGCCTACCTGACATCATAATAATCCCGATACCAGGCAACAAACCGTCTGACACCTTCCTCCACGGTAGTTTCCGGTTTATAATGCACATCCTGTATGAGCTGCTCGACATCGGCATAGGTGTCGGGCACGTCACCCGGCTGCATGGGCAGAAACTCCTTTTCCGCTGTTTTGCCGAGCTGCCGTTCGAGCGCCCCGATGTAGTCCATCAGGTTGACCGGCTGGCTGTTGCCGATGTTGTACACCTTCCACGGCGCACGGCTCGATCCGGGATCAGGGTGCAGCCCGGACCACTCAGGATTGCTTTCGGCATTGTGATCGAGCGTCCGGATCACCCCCTCGACGATGTCGTCGATGTAGGTGAAATCTCGCCGGTGTTTGCCATAGTTGAACACCTTGATCGGGCGGTTGTTCAGAATGGCATCGGTAAAGAGAAAGAGCGCCATATCGGGACGTCCCCACGGGCCATATACGGTAAAGAAGCGCAGTCCTGTTGCGGAAATGTTGTAGAGATGGCTGTATGTATGCGCCATCAGTTCGTTGGCTTTCTTGCTGGCTGCGTATAGAGAGAGCGGGTGATCGACATTGTCGTGCACCGAAAACGGCATAGTTTCGTTCGCGCCGTAGACCGAACTTGACGATGCATAAACGAGATGCTCCACGCCGTTATGACGACACCCTTCGAGAATATTCAGAAATCCCAGAATATTGCTTTCGACATAGGAGTGCGGATTGACAATGGAATAACGAACCCCGGCCTGAGCGGCAAGATTAACCACTTTTTCAAATCCGCCTTTGCGAAAAAGCTCTTCCATGCCCTGCCGGTCGGCAAGATCGGTTTTAACAAACCGGAAATCAGCATATGGCCTGAGCCAGTCAAGACGGGCCTCCTTCAGGCTCACATCATAATAATCATTCAGGTTATCAAGCCCTGTCACACGCTCTCCTCTTTCAAGAAGCCGTTGACAGACATGTGAACCGATAAAACCGGCTGCGCCGGTAACCAGAACGTTCATCGATAAAAAAGGTTAAAGTTGAAAGGGGCCTGAAGACTCTGAGAAAATATCAACGAGAAATAAGAAAAGAAATCGCTTCCTCGATTTCATAACAACACGTAAGGTTGAGGTCATGATTCAATAAAAACCAGTCTCATTCTGCTCCTCCGTCCCTACAGCATGAATAGGGGAAAGCAGTTCAGGATAAATGCTGACCTCTATGCCCTGCATGATCCGATCAAAATAAACGACAAGCCTCGATTCACGTCCCTCCTTCACCACAACACCCTCAAGGCCCTTGAACGGACCAGCCGTAACCATGACTTTCTGCCCGGGCGGAAGAGAAGCAACGATGCGCCTTACAGCATCCGGTTCCCTCACAAGCTTTTTAATCCAGTCAATATCCCGGCTGCTGATGACCGAGGGAGTCTTTCCGATGCCGATAAACTTCACGACGCCATCGGTATCAAGCACCTTGATATGCTCCGCTTTCATATCGATGTTGACAAACACATAGCCCCGGAAAAGAGGCTCACTTACTTTTTTTTTCCTGTCACTCCACTGACGCCAGGTTTCAAGAAGAGGCAGAAAGGCCTCGACCTCTTTTTCAAGAAACATTCGATGTACCTTTTTTTCATATCTGGATCGCACATAAACCGCATACCAGCATGAATTCCTGTCCGTTACTTTCATCCTTTCTGCAACTGAAAATCGTTATCGATGAATTATCTCCGATATAGTAAGGTGCGCGAATAACTTTTCAAAATGAAGACGGCTTCTTTATCTGATGATTGCAAGCCGCACAAAAAAAGCGATCGGCATGCACCAATCAAACCGATGGAATTTTTCTTGAGCCTTGCCATACCAACCAATCAAAAGTAATGTTAAAGAAACACAAAAAAACATCAGTGTTGCACATGAGATATTCTTGATTGTCTCACTTCTTTCATTTATCATTTTAATAACACAACAGGATCCGTCATGCGACTGAAAGGTCATGGAAAAAGCCGCACCACGCTCACTGCCCTCCTTTTTATTATCGTGCTTTCCGGGGCAGGCCTTGATAACGGACAGAAAACAGCTGAAGATTATTACTGGAGCGGCAAGGGAAAATATCATCACGGCGATTTCCGGGGCGCAATCGAAGATTACGACAAGGCCTCCGAACTTGCTCCGGATGCAGCAAAAATATTCGGCAGCCGGGCTGCGGCCAAACGTAAACTCGGCGACAAGGACGGAGCAATCAGTGATGCCCGTAAAGCAGCCCGGCTCGGCGACAAGGATGCCCAGCGCATCCTGCGCATGCTCGGTTACGACTGGTAATTTTTTCTGCCCGTAAAACTCAAAAAAGTCCTTAGATTGACGGCTTGAACCCTTTCGGGTACCATCTGAAACCGTCATGAGCGGCCAAAGTACAAGGCGGACGGAGCCGGAGAACCCGGAGTCCCGACAAGTCGGGATGAGGATTTCGAGCACCACCCTACACAGCAAGAGGACCGCGTAACAGTATCTGCATGGTACCATTTCAAGCAAGATGCCGACACCACATCAACAATGCCACTGCAATTCAGCGTCACCTGCACAGATCCGCATACAGCCGCACGATGCGGCGTGCTCCATACCGATCACGGAACAATCCCGACTCCTGTCTTCATGCCTGTCGGCACGAGAGCCAGCGTGAAATCCGTGCCGACGGGTCTCCTTGCAGGACTCAACGTGCATATCATTCTTGCCAACACCTACCACCTTTATCTGAAACCGGGCAACACCATCATAAGGAAAGCCGGAGGAGTCCACCGGTTCATGAACTGGAACGGCCCGCTCCTGACCGACAGCGGAGGCTATCAGGTTTACTCGCTCTCCGATCTGCGCAAAATCACCGAAGAGGGGGTAACGTTCAAATCGCACCTCGATGGCTCGAAATTGCAGTTCACACCGGAAAACGTTGTAGATACACAACGCGTCATCGGCAGCGACATCATGATGCCGCTCGACGAATGCCCTCCCTCGACTGCCGAGCGCAGCTACATAGAAAAGTCCGGAGAACTCACCTTGCGGTGGGCCGAACGCGCCAGATCGCACTTCGTCCGCACCAGCCCGCTCTACGGGCATCAGCAGTACCAGTTCGGCATAACACAGGGAGGCGTGCACACCGACCTCAGAACCATTTCGTCGAAAGCCCTCGTGGATCTCGATTTTGACGGCTACGCGGTGGGCGGTATGGCAGTTGGAGAACCGGCTGAAGCCATGTACCGGGTACTCGAGCTCTCGCATAACCTGCTTCCGGAACACAAACCGCGCTACCTGATGGGGGTGGGCACGCCGGAAAACATACTCAATGCGATCGAACGCGGCATCGACATGTTCGACTGTGTGATCCCCACTCGGGAAGGGCGAAATGGCAGGGTTTACACCCGAAACGGCACCATGAACCTCCGCTCGGCAAAATTCGCCGAAGACTTCCGCCCGATCGACGAAGGGTTCGATAACGAAATCAGCCAAAGCTACTCCCGCGCCTACATCCGCCACCTTCTGAACGTCGGAGAGATTTTCGGCCTCACGCTCTGCACTATGCAGAACATCTCCTTCTTCATGTGGCTCACGACCACCGCCCGAACGAACATACAGAACGGCACTTTCACCACCTGGAAGGAGGAGTTTCTCCGGCAATTCAACAGCAAACAAAACAGGTAACCATGCACAACATCTTTCTGCTGAGCCTTGGCTGCTCGAAAAACACCGTCGATTCCGAACGGCTGATGGCCCAGGCCGCAGCAAGCGGCATGATCTTTACCGAGTTTGCCGACGATGCTGACATCATTCTCATAAACACCTGCGGCTTCATCCAGGACGCCAAAGAGGAATCCATAGCAGAAACCCTCGCCGCCATCCGGAAGAAGCAGGATGAAAAGGTGCGCAAAGTTTACGTGATGGGCTGCCTGCCGGAGCTTTACAGGAAAGAACTGGCGGATGAGATGCCTGAAATCGACGGATTTTTTGGTACCCGCGAACTTCCCGATGTGCTCCGGGCCATCGGAGCCGAGTACCGCGAGGAGCTGCTCGACCGGCGTATACTGCTCACGCCGCCCCACTACGCCTTCCTGAAAATCGCCGAAGGGTGCAACCGTCAGTGCTCCTTCTGCTCGATCCCGAAAATCCGTGGACGCTATGTTAGCCAGCCGCCGGAACAGCTGCTGCGCGAAGCCGCTCTCCTCCGGCAGTCAGGCGTCAGGGAGCTGAACCTCATTGCGCAGGACATCAGCGTTTACGGCTGCGACCTTGATGGAAGTTCGCTCCTGAACGACCTTGTGCTCCGCCTTTCCGATATGGAGTTCGAGCGCATCCGCCTGCTTTACGCCTACCCGCTGAACTTCCCGATGGAGGTGATCGACACCATGCGCGAGCGCGAAAACGTGTGCAATTATCTCGACATGCCGCTGCAGCATATCAGCGACCGGATCCTGCGCTCGATGAACCGCGGTATTGACAGTACCGGAACCGTCAGGCTGATCGAATCCATCCGCCAGCGCAATCCAGATATCCGGCTCCGCACCACCATGATCGCCGGCTACCCCGGCGAAACCGGAGAGGAGTTCGAGGAACTGCTGCAATTCGTCGCAGAGACCCGTTTCGACCGACTCGGCTGCTTCCCCTACAGCCACGAGGAGCACTC comes from Chlorobium limicola DSM 245 and encodes:
- a CDS encoding UpxY family transcription antiterminator — its product is MKVTDRNSCWYAVYVRSRYEKKVHRMFLEKEVEAFLPLLETWRQWSDRKKKVSEPLFRGYVFVNIDMKAEHIKVLDTDGVVKFIGIGKTPSVISSRDIDWIKKLVREPDAVRRIVASLPPGQKVMVTAGPFKGLEGVVVKEGRESRLVVYFDRIMQGIEVSIYPELLSPIHAVGTEEQNETGFY
- a CDS encoding tetratricopeptide repeat protein; this translates as MRLKGHGKSRTTLTALLFIIVLSGAGLDNGQKTAEDYYWSGKGKYHHGDFRGAIEDYDKASELAPDAAKIFGSRAAAKRKLGDKDGAISDARKAARLGDKDAQRILRMLGYDW
- the tgt gene encoding tRNA guanosine(34) transglycosylase Tgt, whose product is MPLQFSVTCTDPHTAARCGVLHTDHGTIPTPVFMPVGTRASVKSVPTGLLAGLNVHIILANTYHLYLKPGNTIIRKAGGVHRFMNWNGPLLTDSGGYQVYSLSDLRKITEEGVTFKSHLDGSKLQFTPENVVDTQRVIGSDIMMPLDECPPSTAERSYIEKSGELTLRWAERARSHFVRTSPLYGHQQYQFGITQGGVHTDLRTISSKALVDLDFDGYAVGGMAVGEPAEAMYRVLELSHNLLPEHKPRYLMGVGTPENILNAIERGIDMFDCVIPTREGRNGRVYTRNGTMNLRSAKFAEDFRPIDEGFDNEISQSYSRAYIRHLLNVGEIFGLTLCTMQNISFFMWLTTTARTNIQNGTFTTWKEEFLRQFNSKQNR
- the rimO gene encoding 30S ribosomal protein S12 methylthiotransferase RimO, whose protein sequence is MHNIFLLSLGCSKNTVDSERLMAQAAASGMIFTEFADDADIILINTCGFIQDAKEESIAETLAAIRKKQDEKVRKVYVMGCLPELYRKELADEMPEIDGFFGTRELPDVLRAIGAEYREELLDRRILLTPPHYAFLKIAEGCNRQCSFCSIPKIRGRYVSQPPEQLLREAALLRQSGVRELNLIAQDISVYGCDLDGSSLLNDLVLRLSDMEFERIRLLYAYPLNFPMEVIDTMRERENVCNYLDMPLQHISDRILRSMNRGIDSTGTVRLIESIRQRNPDIRLRTTMIAGYPGETGEEFEELLQFVAETRFDRLGCFPYSHEEHSPAYRLEDDVIPEKKQDRVAELMELQETISQEKNREFEGNEIVVLVDQVEENMVFGRTEYDAPEVDNECILETGNFDVRPGMFCRARITDSTPYDLEGEVIGIG